One window of the Trifolium pratense cultivar HEN17-A07 linkage group LG2, ARS_RC_1.1, whole genome shotgun sequence genome contains the following:
- the LOC123907715 gene encoding probable carboxylesterase 18, with protein sequence MASTTKPILPLKARFSMSVLDFFLSLSRRSNGTINRRLLNFIDRKIPPNSNFVDGVSSSDVIVDPTHNLWFRVFIPSSNSVDIGASLPVFVFFHGGGFAFMSLSSTQYDAICRLFCRSFPAIIVSVNYRLAPEHRFPSQYDDGLEILKFLDKNDNILGKFADITKCFLSGDSAGGNLAHHVAVRVSSENLQNLKVIGLVSIQPFFGGEERTESDIRLKRVPVVSMDKTDWYWKMFLPDGSNRDHEAVNVSGPNAIDISNVDYPNTLLCVGGFDPLVDWQKRYYEWLRKSGKEVELIEYPNMIHGFYYFRDLPETSHFISKVKSFMIKQMIENGGKTNS encoded by the coding sequence ATGGCCTCAACCACCAAACCAATCCTTCCATTGAAAGCTCGCTTCTCCATGTCTGTCCTTGATTTTTTCCTCTCCCTCTCTCGCCGCTCCAACGGCACCATCAACCGCCGCCTCCTCAACTTCATTGATAGGAAAATTCCTCCCAACTCCAACTTTGTTGATGGAGTGTCTTCCTCCGATGTTATCGTGGATCCAACACATAATCTTTGGTTTCGTGTTTTTATCCCTTCCTCAAACTCAGTTGACATTGGCGCATCCCTCCCCGTGTTTGTGTTTTTCCACGGTGGCGGCTTCGCATTCATGTCTTTATCTTCTACCCAATACGATGCTATATGCCGCTTATTTTGTCGTTCATTTCCCGCAATTATTGTATCAGTTAATTATCGTCTTGCCCCTGAGCATCGTTTTCCATCCCAATATGATGACGGTTTGGAAATTCTTAAATTCCTCGACAAAAACGACAACATTTTGGGAAAGTTTGCTGACATCACCAAATGTTTTTTGTCGGGTGATAGTGCTGGTGGAAATCTTGCCCATCACGTGGCAGTTCGGGTTTCATCagaaaatctccaaaatttaaAGGTTATCGGATTGGTTTCAATACAACCATTTTTTGGAGGAGAGGAGCGAACCGAATCCGATATTCGATTGAAAAGGGTCCCAGTTGTTTCTATGGATAAAACCGATTGGTACTGGAAGATGTTTTTGCCAGATGGGTCAAATCGTGACCATGAAGCAGTTAATGTTAGTGGGCCTAATGCAATTGATATTTCGAATGTGGATTATCCGAATACCCTCTTGTGTGTGGGTGGATTTGACCCGTTAGTAGATTGGCAAAAGAGATATTATGAGTGGTTGAGGAAATCCGGAAAAGAAGTGGAATTAATCGAATATCCAAACATGATTCATGGTTTTTATTATTTTCGAGATTTACCagagacatcacattttatttcTAAAGTTAAGAGTTTCATGATTAAACAAATGATTGAGAACGGAGGGAAGACTAATTCTTAA